The Marinobacter szutsaonensis DNA window CTTTTTCCAGCTGTTTGATGTGGCGAGCTGTAATCCGGCGACCTTCCTCGACAATCACGTTGCCGTCATTGTCCTTGATGTCGAAGGTGGCGATGTCGCCACGCAGACGGCTGGGCACCAGTTCCAGCTTGCAGGTTTCTTCGCCCAGGGAGAACTTACTGGTGTCGAAGAACATTTCCAGCATTTGCTCGGAGGTATACCCCAGGCCACGCAGCAGGATAGACGCAGGGAGTTTCCGGCGACGGTCGATACGCACAAACACGCTGTCTTTCGGATCGAACTCGAAGTCCAGCCAGGACCCGCGGTAAGGAATCACCCGGGCCGAGTACAACAGCTTGCCGGACGAGTGGGTCTTACCCTTGTCGTGATCGAAGAACACACCCGGGGAACGGTGGAGCTGGGAAACAATAACGCGCTCGGTACCGTTGATAACGAAGGTACCGTTCTCGGTCATCAGGGGCATTTCGCCCATGTAGACTTCCTGCTCTTTGATGTCCTTGATCGCCTTGTTGGACGATTCCTTATCGTAAATGATAAGGCGGACTTTCACGCGCAGCGGCGCTGCATAGGTTACGCCCCTAAGCTGGCATTCCTTGACGTCAAATACCGGCTCGCCGATACGATAGCTCACGTACTCGAGCGCGGCATTGCCAGAGTAACTGACAATCGGGAATACGGATTTGAATGCTGCGTGAAGACCGGTTTCCCGGCGGTCTTCAGGAGCGGCTTCCATTTGCAGGAAGTCCCGGAACGAATCCAGCTGAATAGACAGCAAATAGGGGACGTCCATCACGGAAGGCAATTTACTAAAATCTTTGCGAATCCGCTTTTTCTCAGTGTAGGAGTAAGTCATCTGCATTCCCCAGCTTTAGACCTGATACCTGGTATCAAGAAGCAACCATTGTTCTGCTTCGGGGCCGAATTGCTCGGCTTATCGCGCCGTCTTGAACAAGACTCTGGCTGTAGGTTATAGATCTGACATCAACCTTTTAGTGCACACCAGACTCTATAGCATATACAACAGAAAAAGGCCGGTGGCCCAAAGCCACCAGCCTATCCATGCTTAATGCACGGTGTCGATCAACAGCCGACTCTTACTTGAGCTCAACAGAAGCGCCTGCTTCCTCAAGCTTCTTCTTGGCTTCTTCAGCGTCGTCTTTGCCAGCCGCTTCCTTAACAACGGAAGGAGCGCTGTCGACCATTTCCTTAGCTTCTTTCAGACCCAGGCCGGTCAGTTCACGAACAGCCTTGATGACGTTTACTTTCTTCTCACCGGCGCCGGTCAGAACAACGTCAAATTCGGTCTTCTCTTCGGCAGCACCTGCCTCGCCACCAGCAGCAGCCGGAGCGGCAGCAACAGCAGCTTCAGCAGAAACGCCGAACTTCTCTTCCATAGCTTCAACGAGCTCAACAACTTCCATTACGCTCATTTCAGCAATTGCATTCAAAATATCGTCTTTAGACAGAGCCATGACTTTCTCCCAAAAATGTAAAAATGGTGTTCAACAGAATCAAGCAGCTTCGCGCTTCTGGTCGCGGACTGCAGCTACAACACGCGTGATCCGTCCCGGAATATCGTTCAGGCTGCGTGCGAGCTTGGTAACTGGTGCCTGTGTAACAATGGCCAGCTTGGTCAACGCTTCGTGCAGCGTCGGCAGCTTGGCAAGGCGATCAATCTGATCCGCGCCCATCAGCTCACCGCCGACAGCCAGACCCTTGATTTCGAACGCCTCTTTCTCTTTGGCAAAATCCTTCAACAGACGCGCTGCCGCGCCCGGATCTTCCATTGAGAAGGCCAGAATGGTCGGGCCAACCAGAGCTTCGTCAATGCACTCGAACTCGGTACCACGAATGGCGATCTTGGCCAGGTTGTTACGAACAACCTTCAGACGCACATTCTCGGCACGAGCCTTGGCACGAAGCGCGGTCATGTCACCGGAGGTGACACCGCGATAGTCAGCCATGACCACAGACAGAGCAGTACCAGCAGTCTCGTTGACTTCAGCGACGATCGCTTTCTTGTCTTCGAGTCTAATTGCCACTGGTTTTCTCCTCGATTTCGCCGGCTCTTGCCGGCAAACCCATCATTGCCCTTGCGGGCGCCTTAACGGTGTTTGGGTTCAGAGAGAACGTCTTCACACCGTCTGCGCAGGCGTTGCTTTAACCCTTGTGGCGTCTCCGGCGAACCGGAAACGCCTCGGGGGCCTGCGGTCTTTGACAGCCTTGGCTTCCGCCCAGACTACAAAGTAACCATCGATCAAAGGATCAAATAGCGAGACCGCCCTGATCGATAGTCAGGCCAGGACCCATGGTGGACGAAATGGTGATCTTTTTCAGATACACACCCTTCGACGACGCGGGCTTGGCCTTTTTCAGGTCTGCGACCAGAGCTTCAAGGTTTTCCTTGATGTTCTGGGCAGAGAATTCAACATTGCCCAGCGGGGCATGAATGATGCCGTTCTTGTCGGTACGGTAACGAACCTGACCGGCCTTGGCGTTCTTGACCGCGGTTTCAACATCCGGAGTCACGGTACCAACCTTCGGGTTCGGCATCAGGCCGCGGGGACCAAGGATCTGGCCCAGCTGACCAACAACACGCATGGCATCCGGAGTGGCGATAACCACGTCGAAATCCATGTTGCCTTTCTTGACTTCTTCAGCCAGGTCTTCCATACCGACAATGTCGGCACCTGCAGCAGTGGCCTTCTCGGCATTCGCACCCTGGGTGAACACGGCAACGCGAACGCTCTTGCCAGTGCCGTGGGGCAGAACAGTGCTGCTGCGGACAACCTGGTCAGATTTACGTGCGTCAACGCCCAGGTTAACGGCTACGTCGACAGACTCCTTGAACTTCACGTTCTGGCCCAGCTCGGCCAGCAGCGCGACAGCCTCGTCAACAGAGTAGGCGCGGGTGGAGTCGACTTTTTCACGAATCAGCTTCTGACGCTTGCTCAGCTTTGCCATCTTAGAGGCCCTCCACGTTCAGGCCCATACTGCGGGCTGTTCCGGCAATGGTACGTACCGCTGCATCCATATCGGCTGCAGTCAGATCCGGCTCCTTGGTCTTGGCAATTTCCTCGAGCTGCTCACGGGTCACGGTGCCGACCTTGTCGGTGTTCGGACGACCGGAACCGCTCTTGATGCCAGCTGCTTTTTTCAGCAGAACCGGAGCAGGCGGAGTCTTGGTAATGAAGGTAAAGCTGCGGTCACTGTAAACAGTAATAACAGTCGGAATCGGCAGACCCGGCTCCATACCCTGAGTCTGGGCATTGAACGCCTTGCAGAATTCCATGATGTTTACACCACGCTGACCCAGTGCAGGACCAACGGGGGGACTCGGGTTGGCCTGGCCGGCAGCAACCTGAAGCTTGATGTAGGCTTCGATCTTCTTTGCCATGTTAAATCTCCTGTGGGTTCAGACGCCTTTCGGCTCCCCTTATCAGACACAAAAAGCCCGCGTCGCCATAGCGCGCGAGCTTTCAGCTTGACAGCAGCTGATCAGTCTTTTTCGACCTGCCCGAACTCCAGCTCGACCGGAGTGGAACGACCGAAGATCAAAACAGCCACTTTGACTCGACTCTTATCGTAGTCGACTTCTTCTACCACACCATTGAAGTCCGCGAACGGCCCCTCAACGACGCGCACAATCTCACCCGGCTCAAACAGGGTCTTGGGCTTGGGCTTATCGGCGCCGCTTTCAACGCGACGAAGAATGGCCTCTGCCTCACGCTCGGTAATCGGCGCAGGCTTGTCCTTGGTGCCACCAATGAAACCCAGGACCCGCGGGGTATTCTTGACAAGATGCCATGTTGCATCGTCCATTTCCATCTGGACGAGTACGTATCCCGGATAGAATTTCCGCTCGCTCTTACGCTTTTT harbors:
- the rplL gene encoding 50S ribosomal protein L7/L12 is translated as MALSKDDILNAIAEMSVMEVVELVEAMEEKFGVSAEAAVAAAPAAAGGEAGAAEEKTEFDVVLTGAGEKKVNVIKAVRELTGLGLKEAKEMVDSAPSVVKEAAGKDDAEEAKKKLEEAGASVELK
- the rplJ gene encoding 50S ribosomal protein L10, which gives rise to MAIRLEDKKAIVAEVNETAGTALSVVMADYRGVTSGDMTALRAKARAENVRLKVVRNNLAKIAIRGTEFECIDEALVGPTILAFSMEDPGAAARLLKDFAKEKEAFEIKGLAVGGELMGADQIDRLAKLPTLHEALTKLAIVTQAPVTKLARSLNDIPGRITRVVAAVRDQKREAA
- the rplA gene encoding 50S ribosomal protein L1; this encodes MAKLSKRQKLIREKVDSTRAYSVDEAVALLAELGQNVKFKESVDVAVNLGVDARKSDQVVRSSTVLPHGTGKSVRVAVFTQGANAEKATAAGADIVGMEDLAEEVKKGNMDFDVVIATPDAMRVVGQLGQILGPRGLMPNPKVGTVTPDVETAVKNAKAGQVRYRTDKNGIIHAPLGNVEFSAQNIKENLEALVADLKKAKPASSKGVYLKKITISSTMGPGLTIDQGGLAI
- the rplK gene encoding 50S ribosomal protein L11; amino-acid sequence: MAKKIEAYIKLQVAAGQANPSPPVGPALGQRGVNIMEFCKAFNAQTQGMEPGLPIPTVITVYSDRSFTFITKTPPAPVLLKKAAGIKSGSGRPNTDKVGTVTREQLEEIAKTKEPDLTAADMDAAVRTIAGTARSMGLNVEGL
- the nusG gene encoding transcription termination/antitermination protein NusG, which gives rise to MAKRWYVVHAYSGFEKHVMRTLKERVALEGMEDKFGDILVPTEEVVEMRDGKKRKSERKFYPGYVLVQMEMDDATWHLVKNTPRVLGFIGGTKDKPAPITEREAEAILRRVESGADKPKPKTLFEPGEIVRVVEGPFADFNGVVEEVDYDKSRVKVAVLIFGRSTPVELEFGQVEKD